Within the Seriola aureovittata isolate HTS-2021-v1 ecotype China chromosome 24, ASM2101889v1, whole genome shotgun sequence genome, the region cagtgtactcaggagtgttcacacagatctttaaagaggagagaggcctgtaccaggacaaggtgttctgcttcgtccatctgagtgttcaggagtttctggctgctcttcatgtccatctgaccttcatcaACTCTGGAGTCAATCTGATGTCAGAGGAACAATCAACCTCCTGGTGGTCTAAACTGTTTAGAAACTATTCACTTTTCTACCAGAGAGCTGTGGACGAGGCCTTACAGAGTCCAAACGGACACCTGGACTTgttcctccgcttcctcctgggTCTTTCAATGCAGACCAATCAGACTCTCCTACGAggtctgatgtcacagacaggaagtggctcacagaccaatcaggaaacagtccagtacatcaagaagaagattgaagagactccctctgcagagaaaagcatcaacctgttccactgtctgaatgaactgaatgatcgtTCTCTAGTGGAGCAGATCCAACAGTCCCTGAGATCAGGACgtctctccacagataaactgtctcctgctcaatggtcagctctggtcttcatcttactgtcctcagaagaacatctggacgtgtttgacctgaagaaatactctgcttcagaggaggctcttctgaagctgctgccagtggtcaaAGCCTCTAACAAAGCTGTGTAAGTGTAGAGAGAGTtgatttattcatcattatataaagacacttctgtcttttcaacaggagagaaaataacttcctttcttctttaattCCTCATGATCATCTCTTCAGTCTGAGTGactgtaacctctcagagagaagctgtgaaacTCTggcctcagtcctcagctcccagtcctctagtctgagacacctggacctgagtcacAACGACCTGCAGgactcaggagtgaagctgttgtctgctggactggagagtccactCTGTTCACTGGAGACTCTCAGGTCAGATCAAGttactgtttgtttgaaatgtgaTAAATATAAACTCTGGTTAATGAACAAATGctcatctgtgttttgattaactgatttagattgttgtatttttataaatgtcTTGTTCAGTCAATAATCTGctgcattttcagtttgtttaaaataGAACAATAAGAACTTCAGTTCTGAGACAAGATTACATATGAaccagcagctcctcactggTGACTGTCTGAAGATGTAGAGTTGACTTTGGTCCAATGGAGCAAATTTAAggcctttttatttttggttattTTGGTTGTTTAGTTCAGTCTCATTATTGAAGGTGATTACAGtttaacactgatgttttttctcctcctgttcaTGATCATCTCTTCAGTCTGAGTggctgtaacctctcagagagaagctgtgaaggtctgtcctcagtcctcagctcccagtcctctagtctgagacacctggacctgagtcacAACGACCTGCAGgactcaggagtgaagctgttgtctgctggactggagagtccactCTGTACACTGGAGAGTCTCAGGTCAGATCAAGttactgtttgtttgaaatgtgaTAAATATAAACTCTGGTTAATGAACAAAGGctcatctgtgttttgattaactgatttagattgttgtatttttataaatgtcTTGTTCAGTCAATAATCTGctgcattttcagtttgtttaaaataGATCAATAAGAACTTCAGTTCTGAGACAAGATTACATATGAaccagcagctcctcactggTGACTGTCTGAAGATGTAGAGTTGACTTTGgttgtttcattatttccctttgagctgcagagaaaacttagACGTTTGTTATCTCTGAATGTTGTTTAGTCCAGTCTCATTATTGAAGGTGATTACAGTTTAACACTGATGTTATTTCTCCTCTTGTTCATGATCATCTCTTCAGACTGAGTGTCTGTAACCTCTCaaagagaagctgtgaagctctgtcctcagtcctcagctcccagtcctctagtctgagacacctggacctgagtaacaacgaCCTGCAGGACTCGGGAGTGAAGCTgttgtctgctggactggagagtccactCTGTTCACTGGAGACTCTCAGGTCAGGATCCATCAACCTGTTTATCTGATGACAGTttaacagagcagcaggtgttgACAGAGggttcctgtgtgttgttttgtgtgttcagtctgtcaggatgtctggtcacagaggaaggctgtgcttctctggcctcagctctgagctccaacccctcccacctgagagagctggacctgagctacaatcatccaggagactcaggactgaagcttctgtctgctggactggaggatcCAGACTGGAGACTGGACACTCTCAGGTATGTAGAGgcctgctgcagacacacacactgtctgatagaggaggaagagctgaaACAGTTTCTGTGTCACAGCTGATGACAGATCTGTACAGAACAGCTTTGacttcagcaacaacaacagaggagtTTTCTCCTGATGACTTCAGTGTCTCATTATGACTCACTGTGTCATATTTAGAGATCTGTCAGTTGTGAATCCAGCTGTTGTCAGCTGTGTCCTGTGACCTGAGTCTCTACAGATGTTTTGATCAGACTTTATTTCAGGCTGTATCAGgaaacatttcagctgcagctgctttaacTGCTCCTGAACCAACAGAGTGTTTTCACCAGAACAGTCCAAAGACTGTAGAAACCTGTTCAGTGTTGACAcaccaacaataataaaaccatCCACACTGATCAGAGACATTCATGTCCCAGTGTCTCAAACCAAGGAGGAAATCAGAGACAATTCAATCAGGTCACATCATCATGTCTCCGTCTTCTCAAACAttgatgatcaataatcaatatggTCAATGTACATCCATACACACAAGCCTCCATCTGAACACAGTAATCAAACAGTCTGTGTATGAGAGCCATGTAATGTCCATGTGTGCATGCTGACAGAGAACGTGCTGGtctgacccccctcctcctttcaggGCGGAGCCTGATGGAGTCCGATGGTTGACACCAGGTCTgaggaagtgtaagtgtgtttttaatgtgactgatgaaaacaaagcagcacattcaaCCTTCTTCAAACTGTCACATCACTGATGTCAGGACTCATCATCAAACTGTCAATAACTGATCAGATGATcaataactgcagctgtgtcttgttctctccatcagattcctgtgaactcacaatcgacacaaacacagtgaacagagagatcaaactgtctgacaacaacaggaaggtgaCACGTGTGGAGGAGGATCAATCATATCCTGATCATCCAGACAGATTTGACCAGtgtcctcagctgctgtgttcaactggtctgactggtcgctgttactgggaggtcgagtggagaggaggggttTATATATCAGTGAGTTACAGAGGAAtcagaaggaaaggaaacagtAAAGACTGTGTGTTTGGAAGGAACGATCAGTCCTGGAGTCTGTTCTGCTCTGATGGTGGTTACTCTGTCTTtcacaatgacagaaaaacatctgtctactcttcctcctcctctgtctctgacagagtagcagtgtatgtggactatcctgctggctctctgtccttctacagagtcTCCTCTAACAAACtgatccacctccacaccttcaacaccaccTTCACTGGACCTCTGTATCCTGGGTTTGGAGTCTGGTTCTGGTGGTCTggttcctcagtgtctctgtgttgaatgtagcagagagagaaacgTTTTCACTGATGAACAGATAGTTCAGTCTCtacatgtctgtctctttcactcaaagacattttcaggttCATGA harbors:
- the LOC130165411 gene encoding NLR family CARD domain-containing protein 3-like isoform X1 → MDQCEDREEGAPPSKTTLCGEHERKTRAQRDTPHSAGPGPGPGPGPGPGPGPGPGPGPGPGSSCVSMKSEFRQSVDGRIQQQRPDSPEPSCLSLKSDGSKGWFIDFKGRRPSADQIVDQESSEVPRSQSAQQHQTQLDSIFMLLEENMVTFVKNELKKMHKLLSPDYPECSGSQMEDEEVLDGEDEEQRRSREAFVKITVNFLRRMKQEELADCLQSRHIAPVCRRKLKSNLKKKFQCVFEGIAKAGNPTLLNQIYTELYITEGGTGEVNDQHEVRHIETASRKPVRPETTIRQEDIFKASPGRDGPIRTVMTKGVAGIGKTVLTQKFTLDWAEDKDNQDIQFTFPFTFRELNVLKERKFSLVELVHHFFTETKEAGICRFDRFQVVFIFDGLDECRLPLDFHNTEILTDVTESTSVDVLLTNLIRGKLLPSARLWITTRPAAANQIPPECVDMVTEVRGFTDPQKEEYFRKRFRDEEQASRIISHIKTSRSLHIMCHIPVFCWITATVLEEVLKTRRRGELPKTLTQMYIHFLVVQSKLKKVKYDGGSETEPHWSPESRKMIESLGKLAFEQLQKGNLIFYESDLTECGIDIRAASVYSGVFTQIFKEERGLYQDKVFCFVHLSVQEFLAALHVHLTFINSGVNLMSEEQSTSWWSKLFRNYSLFYQRAVDEALQSPNGHLDLFLRFLLGLSMQTNQTLLRGLMSQTGSGSQTNQETVQYIKKKIEETPSAEKSINLFHCLNELNDRSLVEQIQQSLRSGRLSTDKLSPAQWSALVFILLSSEEHLDVFDLKKYSASEEALLKLLPVVKASNKAVLSDCNLSERSCETLASVLSSQSSSLRHLDLSHNDLQDSGVKLLSAGLESPLCSLETLSLSGCNLSERSCEGLSSVLSSQSSSLRHLDLSHNDLQDSGVKLLSAGLESPLCTLESLRLSVCNLSKRSCEALSSVLSSQSSSLRHLDLSNNDLQDSGVKLLSAGLESPLCSLETLSLSGCLVTEEGCASLASALSSNPSHLRELDLSYNHPGDSGLKLLSAGLEDPDWRLDTLRAEPDGVRWLTPGLRKYSCELTIDTNTVNREIKLSDNNRKVTRVEEDQSYPDHPDRFDQCPQLLCSTGLTGRCYWEVEWRGGVYISVSYRGIRRKGNSKDCVFGRNDQSWSLFCSDGGYSVFHNDRKTSVYSSSSSVSDRVAVYVDYPAGSLSFYRVSSNKLIHLHTFNTTFTGPLYPGFGVWFWWSGSSVSLC